One window of the Natrinema sp. CBA1119 genome contains the following:
- a CDS encoding 30S ribosomal protein S9 produces MVTNTSGKKKTAVARATVREGEGRVRINSQPVELVEPETSRLKMLEPFRIVGDDLRGEMDIDVRVEGGGISGQADAVRTAVARGIVQHSNDAELRDAFMEFDRSLLVNDVRQSEPKKWGGPGARARYQKSYR; encoded by the coding sequence ATGGTAACCAACACGAGTGGCAAGAAAAAGACGGCCGTCGCCCGCGCCACGGTGCGCGAGGGCGAGGGTCGCGTTCGAATTAATTCGCAACCCGTCGAACTGGTCGAACCGGAGACGTCCCGACTCAAGATGCTCGAGCCGTTCCGCATCGTCGGCGACGATCTGCGCGGCGAGATGGACATCGATGTTCGCGTCGAGGGTGGCGGTATCAGCGGACAGGCAGACGCCGTCCGCACCGCCGTCGCACGCGGGATCGTCCAGCACTCCAACGACGCCGAACTCCGCGACGCGTTCATGGAGTTCGACCGGTCGTTGCTGGTCAACGACGTTCGCCAGTCTGAACCGAAGAAGTGGGGCGGCCCGGGCGCTCGGGCGCGCTACCAGAAGTCCTACCGCTAA
- a CDS encoding DNA-directed RNA polymerase subunit K gives MQQQQHNRYEKARILGARALQVSYGAPVLIETEQTQPILIAAEEYDAGVLPFTVKRGYDRK, from the coding sequence ATGCAACAACAACAGCACAACCGCTACGAGAAGGCACGCATCCTCGGCGCTCGAGCGCTGCAGGTCTCCTACGGCGCGCCGGTGTTGATCGAGACGGAGCAGACCCAACCGATCCTCATCGCCGCCGAGGAGTACGACGCCGGCGTGTTGCCCTTTACCGTCAAGCGGGGGTACGACCGGAAATGA
- a CDS encoding isopentenyl phosphate kinase, producing MIVLKLGGSVITEKDRPETLDGGALERAADAIAAALEAGIDELIVVHGGGSFGHYNASEHGVSTTDGTHDASAVLDIHGAMKTLNQFVLTRLLERDVDAVPVHPFSAAHRDREGHLDLATEQIETMLEEGFVPVLHGDVIAHAGAGATVISGDELVAVLARDLTADRVGLCSTVPGVLDEDDAVIDRIDDFDAVAAVLGASDATDVTGGMAGKVRTLLALEAEASIFGLDALESFLDGADSGTTID from the coding sequence ATGATCGTCCTGAAACTCGGCGGCAGCGTCATCACCGAGAAGGACCGGCCGGAGACGCTCGACGGCGGCGCGCTCGAGCGAGCGGCGGACGCTATCGCTGCGGCGCTCGAGGCGGGGATCGACGAACTCATCGTCGTCCACGGCGGCGGGAGCTTCGGGCACTACAACGCCAGCGAACACGGCGTCAGTACGACCGACGGGACCCACGACGCGAGCGCAGTGCTGGACATCCACGGGGCGATGAAAACGTTGAACCAGTTCGTTCTGACTCGATTGCTCGAGCGGGACGTCGACGCGGTCCCGGTCCACCCGTTTTCGGCGGCGCATCGCGATCGCGAGGGGCACCTCGACCTAGCGACTGAGCAGATCGAAACGATGCTCGAGGAGGGGTTCGTTCCCGTCCTCCACGGTGACGTGATCGCCCACGCCGGCGCGGGTGCGACGGTGATCAGCGGCGACGAACTCGTGGCGGTACTCGCCCGCGACCTCACTGCGGACCGCGTCGGTCTCTGCTCGACGGTTCCCGGCGTTCTGGACGAAGACGACGCAGTGATCGATCGGATCGACGACTTCGACGCGGTGGCCGCGGTGCTCGGGGCCAGCGACGCGACCGACGTGACCGGCGGGATGGCAGGCAAGGTCCGAACGCTACTGGCTCTCGAGGCCGAGGCATCGATTTTCGGCCTCGACGCGCTTGAGTCGTTCCTCGACGGTGCAGATTCGGGAACGACGATCGATTGA
- the eno gene encoding phosphopyruvate hydratase gives MTLITDIRLRRILDSRGNPTVEADVVTESGGFGRAAAPSGASTGEYEAVERAPGEAIAAARERAVPRLVGEIYAGNQRDVDAALHAADGTDDFSEIGANSAVAISMAAAKAGADVLGAPLFQHLGGTFRGESFPIPLGNVVGGGEHAADATDIQEFLAAPVGAPSVEDAVFANAAVHAAVADLLEERGVPCGKGDEGAWAPSIDDGEAFEIVAEAVSMVQDEVGFNVGFGLDVAGAELYDSESETYEYSDRSRDTDEQIAYIAELVEEYDLVYVEDPLDEDDYDAFAELTEEVGDQTLICGDDLFVTNTDRLVEGIDRGAANSILIKPNQIGTLSDAFDAIELATENGYDSVVSHRSGETEDATIAHLAVATDAPFIKTGTVGGERTAKLNELIRIADDAT, from the coding sequence ATGACGCTCATCACCGACATCCGGCTGCGTCGGATCCTCGACTCGCGAGGGAATCCGACAGTCGAGGCGGATGTCGTGACCGAGAGCGGCGGTTTCGGCCGCGCCGCAGCGCCCAGCGGGGCCAGCACGGGCGAGTACGAAGCCGTCGAACGGGCCCCAGGTGAGGCGATCGCGGCGGCCCGGGAACGCGCCGTTCCCCGGCTCGTCGGCGAGATCTATGCGGGTAACCAGCGCGACGTCGACGCCGCGCTCCACGCTGCTGACGGCACCGACGACTTCTCGGAGATCGGCGCAAACAGCGCAGTCGCGATCTCGATGGCCGCTGCAAAAGCCGGTGCCGACGTGCTCGGTGCGCCGCTCTTTCAGCACCTCGGTGGCACGTTCCGCGGCGAGAGCTTCCCGATTCCGCTCGGTAACGTCGTCGGTGGCGGCGAACACGCTGCCGACGCGACCGACATTCAGGAGTTCCTGGCCGCACCCGTCGGCGCGCCGAGCGTCGAAGATGCGGTCTTCGCGAACGCGGCCGTCCACGCCGCAGTCGCCGACCTGCTCGAGGAACGCGGCGTTCCCTGTGGCAAGGGCGACGAGGGCGCGTGGGCACCGTCGATCGACGACGGCGAGGCCTTCGAAATCGTCGCCGAGGCGGTCTCGATGGTCCAAGACGAGGTCGGCTTCAACGTCGGCTTCGGGCTGGACGTCGCCGGCGCTGAACTGTACGATTCCGAGTCGGAAACGTACGAGTACAGCGACCGGAGCCGCGATACGGACGAGCAGATCGCGTACATCGCCGAACTCGTCGAGGAGTACGACCTCGTCTACGTCGAGGATCCCCTCGACGAGGACGATTACGATGCCTTCGCCGAACTGACCGAGGAAGTCGGCGACCAGACGCTGATCTGCGGTGATGACCTGTTCGTCACCAACACCGACCGTCTCGTCGAGGGAATCGACCGCGGCGCGGCCAACAGCATCCTGATCAAGCCGAACCAGATCGGGACGCTGTCGGACGCGTTCGACGCGATCGAACTCGCGACGGAGAACGGCTACGACTCGGTCGTCTCCCACCGGTCGGGCGAGACCGAAGACGCGACGATCGCACACCTCGCCGTTGCGACCGACGCTCCCTTCATCAAGACGGGAACCGTCGGCGGCGAGCGAACCGCAAAGCTCAACGAGCTCATTCGAATCGCAGACGACGCGACATGA
- a CDS encoding 30S ribosomal protein S11 has protein sequence MSQNDDKWGVAHVHASFNNTVMTVTDLTGAETIAKSSGGTAVKQNRDEASPYAAMQMAESVAEEVKAAGITGLHVRVRGPGGNLQKSPGPGAQATIRALARSGIEIGRIEDVTPIPHDGSRAPKGKGGY, from the coding sequence ATGAGCCAGAACGACGATAAATGGGGAGTCGCCCACGTACACGCATCGTTCAACAACACCGTCATGACCGTGACCGACCTCACGGGCGCGGAGACGATCGCCAAGTCCTCCGGCGGGACGGCGGTCAAGCAAAACCGCGACGAGGCGTCGCCGTACGCGGCCATGCAGATGGCCGAGTCCGTCGCCGAAGAGGTCAAAGCAGCCGGTATCACGGGCCTTCACGTTCGCGTGCGCGGCCCCGGCGGCAACCTCCAGAAATCCCCCGGTCCCGGCGCGCAGGCGACGATCCGCGCGCTCGCCCGTTCGGGCATCGAGATCGGGCGAATCGAGGACGTCACGCCGATCCCCCACGACGGATCGCGCGCACCGAAAGGCAAGGGCGGCTACTAG
- the mvk gene encoding mevalonate kinase codes for MTLSSAPGKVYLFGEHAVVYGEPAVPCAIERRARVGVQRRDDGKLRVRADDLSLDGFTVEYDGTTEDGPDIDVSESLVSAAMGYVDGAIEQVREVTGEDDAGFDVTIESDIPLGAGLGSSAAVVVAAIDAATRELGVTLETAELAERAYQTESRVQDGQASRADTFCSATGGAVRVEGEDCRTLEAPDLPIVIGFDGGAGDTGQLVAGVRDLRAEYDFAADTVEAIGDVVRNGEDALADGDIEEIGRLMDFNHGLLSALGVSSRSLDTMVWAARDAGAYGAKLTGAGGGGCIVALDPTPETETALSFTPGCEDAFRAELADEGVTRLE; via the coding sequence ATGACACTCTCGAGCGCTCCCGGGAAGGTGTACCTGTTCGGGGAGCACGCGGTCGTTTACGGCGAGCCCGCCGTCCCATGTGCGATCGAGCGGCGGGCACGAGTCGGCGTGCAACGACGCGACGACGGCAAACTCCGCGTTCGAGCGGACGATCTCAGTCTGGACGGATTCACGGTCGAGTACGACGGGACGACGGAGGACGGGCCCGACATCGATGTCTCGGAATCGCTCGTTAGCGCGGCGATGGGGTACGTCGACGGGGCGATCGAACAGGTCCGCGAGGTCACTGGCGAGGACGACGCCGGCTTCGACGTGACGATCGAGAGCGACATTCCCCTCGGTGCCGGACTGGGGTCTTCAGCGGCCGTCGTCGTTGCCGCGATCGATGCCGCGACTCGAGAACTCGGCGTCACCCTCGAGACCGCCGAACTCGCCGAGCGGGCCTATCAGACGGAGTCCCGGGTTCAGGACGGCCAGGCCTCCCGGGCCGACACGTTCTGTTCCGCGACCGGCGGCGCGGTCCGCGTCGAGGGCGAGGACTGTCGCACGCTCGAGGCGCCCGATCTACCGATCGTGATCGGCTTCGACGGTGGCGCGGGGGACACCGGCCAGTTGGTCGCGGGCGTTCGAGACCTCCGCGCGGAGTACGATTTCGCGGCCGACACGGTCGAAGCGATCGGCGACGTGGTCCGGAACGGCGAGGACGCGCTCGCCGACGGCGACATCGAGGAGATCGGTCGGCTGATGGACTTCAATCACGGTCTGCTCTCCGCGCTGGGGGTCTCCTCGCGCTCGCTCGATACGATGGTCTGGGCGGCCCGTGACGCGGGCGCATACGGCGCGAAGCTGACCGGTGCCGGCGGCGGCGGCTGCATCGTCGCGCTGGACCCGACGCCGGAAACCGAGACGGCCCTCTCCTTTACGCCGGGGTGTGAGGACGCGTTCCGCGCCGAACTCGCCGATGAAGGGGTGACGCGACTCGAATGA
- the rpsB gene encoding 30S ribosomal protein S2 — protein MTENDATQEGLDAAEEEIDEEPAEGAGPAAEEDVEPVDEQPADAGGAPAADAEPADDDAEEEDAGPTLDDDVMSDEEADLLIPVEDYLGAGVHIGTQQKTEDMGRFIHRVRTDGLYVLDVSKTDGRIRTAADFLANYDPEQILVTSSRQYGRFPAEKFADAVGARARTGRFIPGTLTNPKYDGYIEPDVLVVTDPIGDAQAVKEAITVGIPVIAMCDSNNQVSNVDLVVPTNNKGRKALSVVYWLLANEVLDRRGAEPSYSLEDFESTV, from the coding sequence ATGACAGAAAACGACGCAACCCAGGAAGGGCTCGACGCCGCCGAGGAGGAAATCGACGAGGAGCCAGCCGAAGGGGCTGGCCCCGCCGCCGAGGAGGATGTCGAGCCAGTAGACGAACAGCCCGCCGACGCCGGGGGAGCGCCCGCGGCCGACGCAGAACCAGCCGACGACGACGCCGAGGAGGAAGACGCCGGTCCAACCCTCGACGACGACGTCATGTCCGACGAGGAGGCGGACCTGTTGATCCCCGTCGAGGACTACCTCGGCGCTGGCGTCCACATCGGGACCCAACAGAAGACCGAGGACATGGGTCGGTTCATCCACCGTGTCCGAACCGACGGTCTCTACGTGCTCGACGTCTCGAAGACCGACGGCCGCATCCGCACGGCCGCGGACTTCCTCGCGAACTACGACCCGGAGCAGATCCTGGTCACCTCGAGCCGTCAGTACGGTCGGTTCCCGGCGGAGAAGTTCGCCGATGCCGTGGGCGCTCGCGCCCGCACCGGCCGCTTCATCCCGGGCACGCTGACGAACCCGAAGTACGATGGCTATATCGAGCCGGACGTGCTCGTCGTCACCGACCCGATCGGTGACGCCCAGGCCGTCAAAGAGGCTATCACGGTCGGTATCCCGGTCATCGCGATGTGTGACTCGAACAACCAGGTCAGTAACGTCGACCTCGTCGTCCCGACGAACAACAAGGGTCGGAAGGCCCTCTCGGTCGTCTACTGGCTCCTCGCCAACGAGGTCCTCGATCGACGCGGTGCCGAGCCGTCGTACTCGCTCGAGGACTTCGAAAGTACGGTCTAA
- a CDS encoding 50S ribosomal protein L13: MSLAEFDADLVVDAGDCILGRVASEVAQRALDGDRVAIVNAEDAVITGDKEDIFETYRTRLQLGSDRGPYYPKRPDTIFKRSVRGMLPYKKTRGREALDSVRVYVGNPYENDDDHELEVLEGTSLDRLSNIRFVHLHEVSEQLGANVTW, translated from the coding sequence ATGAGTCTCGCAGAGTTTGACGCAGATCTTGTCGTCGATGCCGGTGACTGTATCCTTGGACGAGTCGCGAGCGAGGTCGCCCAGCGCGCGCTGGACGGCGATCGCGTCGCGATCGTCAATGCAGAGGACGCGGTCATCACCGGCGACAAGGAAGACATCTTCGAGACGTACCGTACGCGGCTACAGCTGGGTTCGGACCGCGGACCCTACTACCCCAAGCGACCGGACACGATCTTCAAGCGGTCCGTTCGCGGGATGTTGCCGTACAAGAAAACCCGTGGCCGCGAGGCACTCGACAGCGTCCGCGTCTACGTCGGCAACCCCTACGAGAACGACGACGATCACGAGCTGGAAGTGCTCGAGGGGACGTCACTGGATCGGCTGTCGAACATCCGCTTCGTTCACCTACACGAAGTGTCCGAACAGTTAGGTGCTAACGTCACATGGTAA
- a CDS encoding 50S ribosomal protein L18e, with amino-acid sequence MSSKTNPRLNDLIAELKSTSRETDADVWRDVADRLEKPRRTHAEVNLGRIERYAREEETVVVPGKVLGSGALQKNVTVAAVKFSSSAETKIDQVGEPVSLEQVLEENPDGSDVRVIR; translated from the coding sequence ATGAGTAGCAAGACTAATCCGAGGCTCAACGATCTCATCGCCGAGCTGAAGTCGACGTCCCGCGAAACGGACGCCGATGTCTGGCGAGACGTTGCGGATCGACTCGAGAAGCCCCGACGCACCCACGCTGAGGTGAATCTGGGCCGCATCGAGCGGTACGCACGCGAAGAAGAGACTGTCGTCGTTCCCGGCAAAGTGCTGGGATCTGGCGCACTACAGAAGAACGTCACCGTCGCCGCCGTCAAGTTCTCTTCGTCCGCAGAGACGAAGATCGACCAGGTCGGCGAGCCGGTATCACTCGAGCAAGTGCTCGAAGAGAACCCCGACGGATCGGATGTCCGGGTGATTCGATGA
- a CDS encoding thiamine-phosphate synthase family protein: MSLVLPSELVVERFLPTVRAMLATRLADRGMTQQEIAAELGVTQAAVSKYVSGDGGGDDRFRDDPETVATVDRIADGLVGGELDSYDALAELLALIRTLEDRGPICELHEEAMPELRGLGCDLCVRGLDPDIRAERDVLANVRTAARTLASIPGMADSIPNVGTNVGMCLPEPHDETDIAAVPGRIYAMGGRIEIPANPEFGASKHVSTAILAANDADPSVRGAINVATDDDLLEAAAAMGIDPLEFDADYEDRGDHLRNRFADHGEVPRIAYHRGAFGIEPATYVFGATATDAAELIEAMLDAASSS; this comes from the coding sequence ATGTCGCTCGTTCTCCCGAGTGAACTCGTCGTCGAACGGTTCCTGCCGACCGTGCGGGCGATGTTGGCCACCCGGCTCGCCGACCGCGGGATGACACAACAGGAGATCGCCGCCGAACTCGGCGTGACTCAGGCCGCGGTCAGCAAGTACGTCAGCGGTGACGGCGGCGGTGACGATCGGTTTCGCGACGACCCCGAAACCGTTGCCACCGTCGATCGCATCGCGGACGGACTCGTCGGCGGCGAACTGGACAGCTACGACGCGCTCGCCGAACTCCTCGCGTTGATCCGTACGCTCGAGGACCGCGGCCCAATCTGCGAACTTCACGAAGAAGCGATGCCGGAGCTGCGGGGACTCGGCTGCGACCTCTGCGTGCGCGGGCTCGATCCAGATATCCGTGCCGAACGGGACGTTCTCGCGAACGTCCGCACCGCCGCGCGGACGCTTGCCTCGATCCCCGGCATGGCCGACTCCATCCCGAACGTGGGGACGAACGTCGGTATGTGCTTGCCCGAGCCGCACGACGAGACCGATATCGCCGCGGTTCCCGGTCGGATCTACGCGATGGGCGGCCGAATCGAAATTCCAGCCAACCCCGAGTTCGGCGCCTCGAAACACGTCTCGACGGCGATACTCGCCGCCAACGACGCTGATCCATCCGTTCGTGGCGCGATCAACGTTGCCACTGACGACGATTTACTCGAGGCCGCGGCGGCGATGGGGATCGATCCGCTCGAGTTCGATGCCGACTACGAGGACCGCGGGGACCACCTCCGAAATCGGTTCGCGGACCACGGCGAGGTTCCCCGCATCGCATACCATCGAGGCGCGTTCGGGATCGAGCCCGCGACCTACGTCTTCGGTGCGACGGCGACGGACGCCGCCGAACTGATCGAGGCGATGCTAGATGCGGCGTCTTCGTCCTGA
- a CDS encoding DNA-directed RNA polymerase subunit D gives MTEEYDVEFVEREDREARFLVRGVTPAFANGIRRAMVADVPTMAIDTVRFVENSSVMFDEQLALRLGLVPLTTPPVGEFTEDDTVTLSIDVEGPATAYSGDLVSSDDLVRPADDNIPIIDLKDGQRLEAEADTVIDRGRNHAKHQGGVAVGYRHLQRVTVDGDLPEFEDEESRIIRGVIEDDGELVSTSEFDHDLSNRYPGKEVRVEDVPNAFVFHVETDGSFPIEELVTRAAETLAERATDLEDAVQL, from the coding sequence ATGACAGAGGAGTACGACGTCGAGTTCGTCGAACGCGAGGATCGTGAGGCACGGTTCCTCGTTCGCGGCGTGACGCCCGCATTCGCGAACGGCATCCGCCGCGCGATGGTCGCCGACGTACCTACGATGGCGATCGACACCGTCCGGTTCGTCGAGAACTCGTCGGTCATGTTCGACGAGCAACTCGCGCTCCGACTCGGGCTCGTCCCGCTGACGACCCCGCCGGTCGGCGAGTTCACCGAGGACGACACCGTTACGCTCTCGATCGACGTCGAAGGGCCGGCGACCGCCTACTCCGGCGATCTCGTCTCGAGCGACGACCTCGTCCGTCCCGCGGACGACAACATTCCGATCATCGACCTCAAGGACGGCCAGCGCCTCGAAGCCGAGGCCGATACCGTGATCGACCGCGGACGAAACCACGCCAAGCATCAGGGTGGGGTCGCGGTCGGGTATCGACACCTCCAGCGCGTGACGGTCGACGGTGATCTTCCCGAGTTCGAGGACGAGGAGAGCCGGATCATCCGCGGCGTCATTGAGGACGACGGCGAACTCGTGTCGACGAGCGAGTTCGACCACGACCTCTCGAATCGCTACCCGGGCAAGGAGGTCCGGGTCGAGGACGTGCCGAACGCCTTCGTCTTCCACGTGGAGACCGACGGCTCGTTCCCCATCGAGGAGCTCGTGACGCGAGCAGCGGAGACGCTCGCCGAACGCGCGACCGACCTCGAAGACGCAGTACAGCTATAG
- a CDS encoding TrkH family potassium uptake protein, translated as MRLRTDWRASFALVGIVLKYLAVPLVIPLIVALIYSDPVFPFIATIALTIAVGYGLERLSPDPDLQVREAMLFVAITWLAVAIIGAVPYVLAGWGTESTLAHPVNALFESMSGFTTTGATVLGEISVESHSHAIMMWRQLTQWLGGMGIIVLMVAILPELAVSGAQLVESEAPGPQLQKLTPRIAETARILWLVYFAFTLVFIAILYGLHLAGLAPEMGLYNAIAHGFTTLPTGGFSPEANSVAAFSAIVQWTFIPFIVIAGTNFALFWHVFSGERQRFVGNSEFRAYIGAIGGLTVLLAGILYTGAAPSLAELGGVTEGTFENSLRQSAFQIASLLNSTGYATSDFAEWTSTGKIVLLFAMLVGGCAGSTGGGVKVVRWLIVFKILRRELFTASHPEAVQPIRLGGNVVDEDAIRGVLGFTFMYLFIFGIAALLIALDASRIGYSLTPLEAFSASLATIGNIGPGFGSLGPFGSYLEFPMSSKLLMIFLMWIGRLEIIPVLVMFTGGFWTR; from the coding sequence ATGCGGCTCCGTACTGACTGGCGCGCCAGTTTCGCGCTCGTCGGGATCGTCCTCAAATATCTCGCCGTCCCACTGGTGATTCCGCTCATCGTGGCGCTCATCTACAGCGACCCCGTATTCCCGTTCATCGCAACGATCGCCCTCACGATCGCTGTCGGCTACGGCCTCGAGCGACTCAGTCCCGATCCGGACCTGCAGGTCCGCGAGGCGATGCTCTTCGTCGCGATCACGTGGCTCGCAGTGGCGATCATCGGTGCAGTGCCGTACGTGCTCGCAGGCTGGGGTACCGAATCGACGCTCGCCCACCCCGTCAACGCCTTGTTCGAGTCGATGTCCGGGTTTACGACGACAGGGGCGACCGTTCTCGGGGAAATATCGGTCGAGAGCCACTCACACGCAATAATGATGTGGCGTCAGCTGACTCAGTGGCTCGGTGGGATGGGGATCATCGTCCTGATGGTCGCGATCTTGCCGGAGCTCGCGGTCAGCGGTGCACAACTCGTCGAGTCCGAAGCGCCGGGACCGCAGTTACAGAAGCTCACGCCGCGAATCGCCGAGACGGCGCGCATCCTCTGGCTCGTTTACTTCGCGTTCACCCTCGTTTTCATCGCCATTCTCTACGGCCTGCACCTCGCGGGACTAGCTCCGGAGATGGGACTCTACAACGCCATCGCCCACGGATTCACGACGCTCCCGACGGGTGGATTCTCGCCAGAAGCAAACAGCGTCGCGGCGTTCTCCGCGATCGTCCAGTGGACGTTCATTCCGTTCATCGTCATCGCCGGGACCAACTTCGCCCTGTTCTGGCACGTCTTCAGCGGCGAGCGACAGCGCTTCGTCGGTAACTCCGAGTTCCGCGCCTACATCGGAGCGATCGGCGGGCTGACGGTGCTGCTCGCGGGAATTCTCTATACCGGTGCCGCGCCGTCACTGGCGGAACTCGGCGGCGTAACGGAGGGAACGTTCGAGAACTCGCTGCGACAGAGCGCCTTCCAGATCGCGTCGCTGTTGAACTCGACCGGCTACGCGACCAGCGACTTCGCCGAGTGGACCTCGACGGGCAAAATCGTACTCCTGTTCGCGATGCTCGTCGGCGGCTGTGCCGGCTCGACCGGCGGTGGCGTCAAGGTCGTTCGGTGGCTAATCGTGTTCAAGATCTTGCGTCGGGAGCTGTTTACGGCCTCCCACCCCGAGGCCGTTCAACCGATCCGTCTCGGCGGCAACGTCGTCGACGAGGACGCCATCCGCGGCGTCCTCGGGTTCACCTTCATGTACCTCTTCATCTTCGGCATCGCAGCGCTGCTCATCGCGCTCGACGCCAGCCGAATCGGGTACTCGCTGACGCCGCTCGAGGCGTTCAGCGCGAGTCTGGCAACGATCGGGAACATCGGTCCCGGGTTCGGCTCACTGGGCCCCTTCGGGAGCTATCTCGAGTTTCCGATGAGTTCGAAACTCCTGATGATCTTCCTGATGTGGATCGGTCGCCTGGAGATCATCCCCGTGCTCGTCATGTTTACCGGCGGGTTCTGGACCCGCTAA
- a CDS encoding DNA-directed RNA polymerase subunit N: MMVPVRCFTCGNVVAEHWEAFDERANEGDEDPEEVLDELGVERYCCRRMLVSHKDLVDVVSPYQ; the protein is encoded by the coding sequence ATGATGGTACCGGTCCGGTGTTTCACCTGTGGCAACGTCGTCGCCGAACACTGGGAAGCGTTCGACGAGCGAGCGAACGAGGGCGACGAGGATCCGGAAGAGGTTCTGGACGAACTCGGCGTCGAGCGCTACTGCTGTCGGCGCATGCTCGTCAGTCACAAGGACCTCGTCGACGTCGTCTCCCCGTACCAGTAA
- the trkA gene encoding Trk system potassium transporter TrkA yields MYVIIVGAGEVGRSIAANLEDTHDVALVDRDGDVTEELTYSLDVLTIRGDGTDLETLREAGLEQAGLVIACTDNDETNAVVCGAAKATGDVFTIARVRRRTLLETWQGSKGAFGVDFMVCTDLLTAQAIFRISGLPSAHDVDTFAGGLIRMAEFDIPVDSPIADRTVREADCYDSLTFAAIFRDDEMVVTRGDTVIQAGDRVVVIGSPTSINDFANEVAMTPEEAEEVVIVGASEIGFQTAREFEDHGFRPRLIERDHGRAREVAESLPNTMVMESDATNQEFLAREHVGEADVVIAALDSDEKNLLVSLLADRLGVDRTVAIIENPEYADLFETVGVDVAINPREETAEEIIRFTRTDNTEKVAMLEHDRAEVIEIEVDSESVLVGREIVDATNDLPEGVVIGAISRDGAHITPRGSTIVQSGDHVIIFVAADALDEVIKLI; encoded by the coding sequence GTGTACGTAATCATCGTCGGGGCCGGCGAAGTCGGTCGATCGATCGCCGCCAACCTAGAGGACACCCACGACGTTGCCCTGGTCGATCGCGACGGCGACGTTACCGAGGAACTCACGTACTCGCTTGACGTACTCACGATCCGCGGTGACGGCACCGACCTCGAGACGCTACGCGAGGCCGGGCTCGAGCAAGCGGGTCTCGTCATCGCCTGTACCGACAACGACGAGACGAACGCGGTCGTCTGCGGCGCGGCGAAGGCTACGGGCGACGTCTTTACCATCGCGCGAGTGCGTCGCCGGACGTTGCTCGAGACGTGGCAGGGCTCGAAGGGGGCCTTCGGCGTCGATTTCATGGTCTGTACCGACCTCTTGACCGCACAGGCTATCTTCCGGATTTCCGGGTTGCCGAGCGCGCACGACGTCGATACGTTCGCCGGCGGACTCATTCGCATGGCCGAGTTCGACATCCCAGTGGACAGCCCGATCGCAGATCGGACCGTCAGGGAAGCTGACTGTTACGATTCGCTCACGTTCGCCGCGATCTTCCGGGACGACGAGATGGTCGTCACCAGAGGTGACACCGTTATTCAGGCCGGGGATCGGGTCGTCGTAATCGGGAGCCCGACTTCGATCAACGACTTCGCCAACGAAGTCGCTATGACGCCCGAGGAAGCGGAGGAAGTCGTCATCGTCGGTGCCAGCGAGATCGGATTTCAGACCGCCCGGGAGTTCGAGGATCACGGCTTTCGTCCGCGGCTGATCGAACGCGACCACGGACGGGCTCGCGAGGTCGCCGAGTCGCTCCCGAACACGATGGTCATGGAGAGCGACGCTACCAATCAGGAGTTCCTCGCCCGCGAGCACGTCGGCGAGGCCGACGTCGTGATCGCCGCCCTCGACAGCGACGAGAAGAACCTCCTCGTCTCCCTGCTCGCCGACCGCCTCGGCGTCGACCGCACCGTCGCGATCATCGAGAACCCCGAGTACGCCGACCTCTTCGAGACCGTCGGCGTCGACGTCGCGATCAACCCTCGAGAGGAAACCGCGGAGGAAATCATCCGGTTCACCCGGACGGACAACACCGAGAAGGTTGCGATGCTCGAGCACGATCGCGCGGAAGTCATCGAGATCGAAGTCGATTCGGAGAGCGTTCTCGTCGGGCGAGAGATCGTCGATGCGACGAATGACCTTCCTGAGGGCGTCGTCATCGGTGCGATATCGCGGGACGGGGCGCATATCACGCCGCGCGGATCGACAATCGTCCAGTCCGGCGACCACGTGATCATCTTCGTCGCCGCGGACGCGCTCGACGAAGTCATCAAACTGATCTAA